GACTTGAGGGGTGGTCTGACGTACGAATTCGTCTCTAGACGCCGTGGGGCGCAATTCGTCCGCATGGCAATGCCGAGGAACGGCGTAAGACCCTAAGAGGTGCCGCCGGCCGGGGCTGCCTACTCAAGCCCGCAGCCGGACTGGCAGCCCACTGGGCGATGCAGTCAGACCAGGAGCGCGCGAACGGCTGCCAGAGCCACCAGGAACACCGCCACACCAACGGTCCCCCACACGCCGATCACGGTCTGTCGTTCACGTGGCGCCCAGGCGTAGATGGCGGATACCACGAGCCCGGTCAAGAAACCTCCCAGATGCCCCTGCCAGGAGATGTTCGCTCCCACCACGGAGATCACCAGGTTTATCACCAGTAAACCCACTATGGTCGAGGTGTCCCGGCCGAAGCGGCGCAGGATCACGAAGACCGCCGCGAACAGTCCTAAGATGGCGCCCGAGGCGCCCACGGTGCCGGCGTACCATGAGGCGAACGAAGCCGGTGAGGACAGCCAGTAGATCGCGGTGGATCCTCCCAGTGCGCTGAGCACGGCCAAAGCCAAGAAGCGCCAGCGCCCCAGCAGGGGCTCCAATGAATGACCCGACAGCCACAGCGCCCACATATTCATGGCCAGGTGTAGCGGTGATCCGTGCAACAAGGCCGTGGACAGGAAGCGCCAGGGCTGCGCCGCAGCCAATGCGGGAACGAAATCGAACCAGACGGTGACCACCGGGTACACCATCTGCAGCAGGTAGACGGCGACGCACACACCCATCAGGGTCTTGGTCACCAGGGCTCCGTCGGCCTTGGCGGTGCCGCCCAGTGTGGTGCGCACGCCGCGACGATTCGCACTGGCCTTGCGCGCACAGTCCACGCAGTGGATGCCGACGGCGCTGGGCACCTGACACTCCGGGCATGTCGGACGTGAGCAGCGCTGGCAGCGCACGTAGGCCACCCGTTCCGGATGACGCGGACACACCGGCGGTGCG
This genomic stretch from Actinomyces qiguomingii harbors:
- a CDS encoding rhomboid family intramembrane serine protease, yielding MTEADPQVGAPPVCPRHPERVAYVRCQRCSRPTCPECQVPSAVGIHCVDCARKASANRRGVRTTLGGTAKADGALVTKTLMGVCVAVYLLQMVYPVVTVWFDFVPALAAAQPWRFLSTALLHGSPLHLAMNMWALWLSGHSLEPLLGRWRFLALAVLSALGGSTAIYWLSSPASFASWYAGTVGASGAILGLFAAVFVILRRFGRDTSTIVGLLVINLVISVVGANISWQGHLGGFLTGLVVSAIYAWAPRERQTVIGVWGTVGVAVFLVALAAVRALLV